One part of the Nostoc sp. PCC 7120 = FACHB-418 genome encodes these proteins:
- a CDS encoding DUF1823 family protein, which yields MSELPPLNPDTIWGILNDQIDDATVMQLVWYYLGYRYNATTDKWDNNIVAPEWRDEYPEPPNFLESRPATMKLTRSIPKQYKQITKEKLGFKGYKIGTFTPRETRRATAANWLLSYLQQQVDQGK from the coding sequence ATGTCTGAACTGCCACCATTGAATCCAGATACTATCTGGGGTATTCTCAACGATCAAATCGATGATGCCACGGTCATGCAATTAGTTTGGTATTACTTAGGCTATCGCTATAACGCAACAACAGATAAATGGGACAACAACATAGTTGCACCAGAATGGCGCGATGAGTATCCAGAACCACCAAACTTTCTAGAAAGTCGTCCAGCAACGATGAAATTAACTCGTTCTATTCCTAAACAATACAAACAAATTACCAAAGAGAAATTAGGCTTTAAAGGTTATAAAATTGGTACCTTTACACCACGGGAAACTCGCAGAGCTACTGCGGCTAACTGGTTGCTAAGTTATTTGCAGCAGCAGGTTGATCAAGGTAAATAA
- a CDS encoding acylphosphatase has product MPNSTPQSQLIRAHVFVTGRVQGVGFRYSTVDTASQLGLTGWVRNLPDGRVEAVFEGVRDIVEDMVRWCHAGPPAAVVQDVAVEYEEPEGLRGFEVKRLVK; this is encoded by the coding sequence ATGCCAAATTCTACACCACAGTCGCAGCTAATTCGCGCCCATGTCTTCGTTACTGGTAGAGTGCAGGGGGTAGGTTTTCGTTACTCTACCGTCGATACAGCGAGTCAATTGGGTCTAACTGGTTGGGTGCGGAATCTTCCTGATGGTCGTGTAGAAGCGGTATTTGAAGGGGTGCGGGACATTGTAGAAGATATGGTGAGGTGGTGTCACGCAGGCCCACCGGCGGCTGTGGTTCAAGATGTGGCGGTTGAATATGAAGAGCCGGAAGGGTTGCGGGGATTTGAAGTGAAACGGTTGGTGAAGTAA
- a CDS encoding GNAT family N-acetyltransferase, translating into MNQILKDLSAPNLVTVLENNMFAFFTNYAHGAGCELYSGSNLVRFATGVVFPFFNGVVHTQLQPEQIDNTIITTLDYFRTKQLPMLWWTGTGTQPADLAKHLAAHGLNSLGVLPVMAIDLSALPEQKSSTDNLSIIPVRDQQSLRHWVEIAAIAFQVPRTQWDAFFNLELSLGWDSERYIRFIGYANNLPVATSALYLDGQVAGIYVVATAPEARKRGFATAITLAALEKAHALGYHVGTLQASQMGVNVYRQMGFQEYSQVDMYVFMPVDS; encoded by the coding sequence GTGAACCAAATTTTAAAGGATTTATCCGCACCCAACTTAGTAACAGTCCTGGAAAACAATATGTTCGCATTTTTTACTAACTATGCACATGGTGCTGGTTGCGAACTCTACTCTGGCTCTAACTTGGTTCGTTTTGCCACTGGGGTAGTTTTTCCATTTTTTAATGGTGTTGTCCATACCCAACTGCAACCTGAACAAATAGATAACACTATTATTACCACCCTTGACTACTTTAGAACGAAGCAATTACCGATGTTGTGGTGGACGGGGACAGGAACTCAACCAGCTGATTTGGCAAAGCATTTAGCAGCTCACGGATTAAATAGCTTAGGGGTATTGCCCGTAATGGCAATTGATTTGTCGGCTTTACCAGAACAAAAGTCTTCGACGGATAATTTATCGATTATACCAGTCAGGGATCAACAAAGCTTAAGACATTGGGTAGAAATAGCGGCGATCGCTTTTCAAGTTCCCCGTACCCAATGGGATGCCTTTTTTAACCTAGAATTAAGTCTGGGCTGGGATTCTGAAAGATATATCCGGTTTATTGGTTATGCCAATAATTTACCTGTCGCCACATCAGCATTGTATCTAGATGGACAAGTAGCTGGGATTTATGTCGTCGCCACCGCCCCAGAAGCAAGGAAAAGGGGATTCGCTACAGCAATAACCCTAGCTGCACTAGAAAAAGCCCATGCCCTGGGATATCACGTAGGCACATTGCAAGCATCGCAAATGGGAGTAAACGTATATCGTCAGATGGGATTTCAAGAGTACTCTCAGGTAGATATGTACGTATTTATGCCTGTTGATAGTTGA
- a CDS encoding zinc-dependent alcohol dehydrogenase family protein: MRAMILDAPRQPLRLTELPVPKPNSEQVLIRVHACAVCRTDLHIVDGELTHPKLPLILGHQIVGTIEALGEKVDQFHLGQRVGVPWLGHTCAHCPYCLSGRENLCDYAEFTGYNLDGGYADYTVADHRFCFPLDPSYPDLQAAPLLCGGLIGYRAYNMTGNAEKLGFYGFGSSAHILIQLARYQGRKVFAFTRPGDTVGQEFARQLGANWAGDSDVLPPEPLDAAIIFAPVGKLVPTALRAVAKGGVVVCAGIHMSDIPSFPYSILWEERVLRSVANLTRQDGEEFLTIAPQIPIRTEVNSFPLTQANEALDALRSGKIEGSAVLVMK; the protein is encoded by the coding sequence ATGCGCGCCATGATTTTAGACGCACCGCGTCAACCCTTACGCCTGACAGAGTTACCAGTACCAAAACCTAATTCTGAGCAAGTATTGATTCGTGTTCATGCTTGCGCTGTCTGTCGCACAGATTTACATATAGTTGATGGAGAATTGACACACCCAAAATTACCTTTGATATTGGGGCATCAAATTGTGGGGACGATTGAGGCGTTAGGTGAAAAAGTTGATCAATTTCATCTAGGTCAAAGGGTTGGTGTACCTTGGTTAGGTCATACTTGCGCTCATTGTCCTTACTGTCTTTCTGGGCGGGAAAACCTCTGCGATTATGCTGAGTTTACAGGTTACAATCTAGACGGAGGCTATGCAGACTATACAGTAGCTGACCACCGCTTTTGTTTTCCTTTAGACCCCAGTTATCCAGATTTACAAGCTGCACCTCTGTTATGTGGCGGCTTAATTGGCTACCGGGCTTACAACATGACTGGGAATGCTGAGAAACTAGGTTTTTACGGTTTCGGTTCCTCTGCTCATATCTTAATTCAATTAGCGCGTTATCAAGGGCGGAAAGTATTTGCTTTTACTCGTCCTGGGGATACTGTAGGTCAAGAATTTGCCCGTCAATTAGGTGCAAATTGGGCTGGTGACTCAGATGTATTACCGCCAGAACCTTTAGATGCAGCGATTATTTTTGCACCAGTCGGGAAACTAGTTCCTACCGCCTTGCGTGCGGTTGCTAAAGGTGGTGTAGTTGTTTGTGCTGGTATTCACATGAGCGATATTCCCTCCTTTCCCTACAGCATTCTGTGGGAAGAACGGGTGTTAAGGTCTGTAGCTAATTTAACACGCCAAGATGGGGAAGAGTTTCTGACTATAGCGCCGCAAATCCCCATTCGTACTGAAGTTAATTCTTTCCCCTTAACTCAAGCTAATGAGGCTTTAGATGCTCTACGTAGTGGCAAAATAGAGGGGTCTGCCGTTTTAGTGATGAAGTGA
- a CDS encoding M3 family metallopeptidase, producing the protein MSANTTITDNPLLKGSGLPPFTEIQPEQVQPAFQQLLAELEQELTTLEANVQPTWDGLVEPLEKLSDRLTWSWGIVNHLVGVKNSPKLRVAHEAVQPQVVQFINKLGQSQPIYNAFKELRASDSWKTLDSAQQRIVEAAIRDAELSGVGLQGEARERFNAIQMELAELATKFSNHVLDATTAFSLTLTTKAEVDGLPQSLLSLAAQAARAAGAENATPENGPWRITLDIPSYSPFMQHSTRRDLREKLYKTYITRASSDELDNNPIIERTLELRQELANLLGFQNYAELSLASKMAPNVEAVEALLEELRSASYDAAVKDLEALKAFAASKGAPEAADLRHWDISFWAERQREEKFAFTAEELRPYFPLPQVLDGLFALVHRLFGITVTPADGQAPVWHKDIRYFQIADETGSPIAYFYLDPYSRPAEKRGGAWMDTCINRAIITENGVTTVRLPVAYLVCNQTPPVDGKPSLMTFYEVETLFHEFGHGLHHMLTKVNYTGAAGINNVEWDAVELPSQFMENWCYERTTLFSLAKHYQTGETLPEHYYQKLLAARNYMSGSGILRQLHFSSVDLELHSRYRPGGQETAADVRHRVAQKTTVLPPLPEDAFLCAFGHIFAGGYAAGYYSYKWAEVLSADAFAAFEDAGLEDEAAIKATGRRYRDTVLALGGSKHPMEVFAAFRGREPSTTSLLKHNGLLPNAA; encoded by the coding sequence ATGAGTGCGAATACTACCATCACTGATAATCCCTTACTTAAAGGTTCTGGCTTGCCTCCATTTACGGAAATTCAACCAGAACAAGTACAACCAGCCTTTCAACAACTATTGGCGGAACTGGAACAAGAACTGACTACCTTAGAGGCAAATGTACAGCCTACTTGGGATGGCTTGGTCGAACCTTTAGAAAAGTTAAGCGATCGCCTGACCTGGAGTTGGGGTATAGTAAATCATCTAGTGGGTGTGAAAAATAGCCCAAAACTACGTGTAGCCCATGAAGCTGTACAACCACAAGTAGTACAATTTATCAACAAGTTGGGACAAAGCCAACCCATCTACAACGCTTTTAAAGAACTCCGCGCCAGCGATAGTTGGAAAACGCTCGACTCAGCCCAACAAAGAATTGTGGAAGCAGCTATTCGGGATGCTGAACTATCCGGTGTGGGCTTGCAAGGAGAAGCGCGGGAACGTTTCAATGCCATTCAAATGGAATTAGCAGAACTGGCTACCAAGTTCTCTAACCACGTCCTCGATGCAACTACAGCCTTTAGTCTCACCCTCACCACTAAAGCGGAAGTTGACGGTTTACCCCAAAGTTTACTTAGTTTAGCAGCACAAGCAGCACGGGCAGCTGGTGCAGAAAACGCCACACCAGAAAATGGCCCTTGGCGCATTACTTTAGATATTCCCAGTTATAGCCCCTTCATGCAGCACAGCACCAGACGTGATTTGCGCGAAAAGCTTTACAAAACTTATATTACCCGCGCCTCATCTGATGAATTAGATAACAACCCCATCATTGAACGGACTTTAGAGTTACGCCAAGAACTGGCAAACTTATTGGGTTTCCAAAATTATGCCGAGTTGAGCCTAGCCAGTAAAATGGCTCCCAACGTGGAAGCGGTTGAAGCACTATTAGAAGAATTACGCAGCGCTAGTTACGATGCAGCCGTTAAAGACTTAGAAGCCTTGAAAGCCTTTGCAGCCTCCAAGGGAGCGCCAGAAGCCGCAGACTTACGACACTGGGATATTAGTTTTTGGGCTGAACGCCAACGAGAAGAAAAATTTGCCTTCACCGCCGAAGAACTACGTCCTTACTTTCCCCTACCCCAAGTCCTCGATGGCTTATTTGCACTGGTGCATCGGTTGTTTGGCATCACTGTTACCCCGGCAGATGGCCAAGCCCCAGTTTGGCACAAAGATATCCGTTATTTCCAAATAGCTGATGAAACGGGTAGCCCCATCGCCTATTTCTACCTAGACCCCTACAGTCGTCCCGCCGAAAAGCGTGGCGGTGCATGGATGGATACCTGCATCAATCGCGCCATCATCACAGAAAATGGTGTAACAACTGTGCGTTTACCTGTGGCTTATTTGGTATGTAACCAAACTCCGCCAGTGGACGGTAAACCTAGTTTGATGACATTCTATGAAGTAGAAACCCTGTTCCATGAATTTGGTCATGGGCTACATCATATGCTCACCAAGGTTAACTACACTGGAGCCGCAGGCATCAACAATGTAGAGTGGGATGCGGTAGAACTACCAAGTCAATTTATGGAAAACTGGTGTTATGAACGCACCACGTTATTTAGCTTGGCTAAACATTACCAAACTGGGGAAACTCTACCAGAACATTATTATCAAAAACTCCTAGCCGCCCGCAATTATATGAGTGGTAGCGGTATCTTGCGCCAACTCCACTTTAGCAGCGTTGATTTGGAATTACACTCCCGCTATCGCCCAGGTGGTCAGGAAACCGCCGCCGATGTGCGTCATCGAGTTGCCCAAAAGACTACTGTCTTACCACCACTACCAGAAGACGCTTTTCTCTGCGCTTTTGGACATATCTTTGCAGGTGGTTATGCTGCTGGCTATTACAGTTACAAGTGGGCAGAGGTACTAAGTGCTGATGCTTTCGCAGCTTTTGAAGATGCTGGGCTGGAAGATGAAGCCGCCATTAAAGCTACAGGTAGGCGTTATCGGGATACGGTGTTAGCTCTTGGTGGTAGCAAGCATCCGATGGAGGTATTTGCAGCGTTCCGAGGACGGGAACCGAGTACAACTTCTTTGCTCAAGCATAATGGATTGCTGCCAAATGCTGCTTAA
- a CDS encoding DUF4278 domain-containing protein: protein MKLCYRGLSYESEPNQVEKYPVSHLQQSHKFKYRGIAYDTNPEVEVDQVSLSFVAHKLIYRGIAYFVSRTQPEISPVDVAVKIHGLV, encoded by the coding sequence ATGAAACTTTGCTATCGTGGTTTGAGTTACGAATCCGAACCCAATCAAGTGGAAAAATACCCAGTTTCCCACCTTCAACAATCTCATAAGTTCAAGTACCGGGGAATTGCTTATGATACTAACCCAGAGGTAGAAGTAGACCAAGTTAGTTTATCATTTGTCGCTCATAAATTAATTTACCGAGGAATTGCTTATTTTGTAAGTAGAACTCAGCCAGAAATTAGCCCAGTCGATGTGGCAGTAAAAATTCACGGGTTGGTATAA
- a CDS encoding universal stress protein yields the protein MIEKILLAVSGLGHAEEMLKTLKEVPSIQSAKVTVLHVVPSQATSSAMTDKWEEGGKILANAIQALNLDPSQVSSILRQGDPKDVVCQVADEIDADLIIMGSRGLKRLQSILSNSVSQYVFQLSSRPMLLVKDDIYVKRIKRVMVAMDNSDAAKHCLNLALFLLRGIVGSQLILANVTTDLRGKTSEVSEISPDKNPVLASAVAEAQRYGIQTRCFTSSGKPGEEICRLADELNVDLLLLGSPDRRPSVAKNFVDIDRLIGASLSDYVRVNASCPVLLARTTG from the coding sequence ATGATAGAAAAGATTTTGCTAGCTGTTTCTGGATTGGGACACGCAGAAGAAATGCTCAAAACTTTGAAAGAAGTGCCATCAATCCAATCTGCAAAAGTTACAGTCCTGCACGTAGTTCCTTCTCAAGCAACATCTTCTGCCATGACAGATAAATGGGAAGAAGGTGGCAAAATTCTGGCTAATGCAATTCAGGCTTTGAACTTAGATCCTAGCCAGGTTTCTTCGATTTTACGCCAAGGAGATCCTAAAGATGTTGTTTGTCAGGTTGCCGATGAAATTGACGCTGACTTAATTATTATGGGTTCACGCGGACTTAAGCGTCTGCAATCGATTTTATCAAACTCAGTTAGTCAGTATGTCTTTCAATTGTCTTCTCGCCCAATGTTGCTGGTTAAAGACGACATTTATGTCAAAAGAATTAAGCGCGTAATGGTAGCGATGGATAATTCTGACGCAGCAAAACATTGCTTAAATCTAGCTTTGTTCTTGTTGCGGGGTATTGTCGGTAGTCAATTAATTCTGGCTAATGTGACAACCGATTTGCGTGGTAAAACCTCAGAAGTCTCGGAAATTAGCCCAGACAAAAATCCTGTTCTAGCTTCAGCCGTAGCAGAAGCACAAAGATATGGTATTCAAACTCGTTGCTTTACCAGTAGTGGCAAACCAGGAGAAGAAATCTGTCGTCTAGCAGACGAGTTGAACGTAGATTTATTATTACTCGGATCACCCGATCGCCGTCCATCCGTGGCTAAGAATTTTGTCGATATAGACAGACTCATCGGCGCTTCACTGTCAGACTATGTGCGAGTTAATGCTAGCTGTCCTGTATTATTAGCGAGGACAACTGGTTAA
- the psbM gene encoding photosystem II reaction center protein PsbM: MQVNDLGFVASILFVLVPSVFLIILYIQTASREGKKDS, translated from the coding sequence ATGCAAGTTAATGACTTAGGGTTCGTAGCGAGCATTCTGTTCGTACTAGTACCCTCTGTGTTTTTAATAATTCTGTACATTCAAACAGCCAGCCGCGAAGGTAAAAAAGATAGTTGA
- a CDS encoding 2Fe-2S iron-sulfur cluster-binding protein, whose protein sequence is MGNIKFVKEDKEVIAADGANLRLKAMDNGVDIYKLFGKLTNCGGVGQCGTCIVEIVEGIENLSTPTDVENRMLKKKPANYRLACQTLVNGPVSVVTKP, encoded by the coding sequence ATGGGTAATATCAAATTTGTTAAAGAAGATAAAGAAGTAATTGCTGCGGATGGTGCAAATCTGCGGCTTAAGGCAATGGATAATGGCGTTGATATTTATAAGTTGTTTGGCAAACTCACAAATTGTGGTGGTGTCGGCCAATGCGGTACTTGTATTGTTGAGATAGTTGAAGGAATCGAAAATCTTTCTACTCCGACGGATGTAGAAAATCGGATGTTAAAGAAAAAGCCAGCTAATTACCGTTTGGCTTGTCAAACTTTAGTAAATGGCCCAGTAAGTGTAGTAACCAAACCTTGA
- a CDS encoding photosystem II reaction center protein K, producing the protein MEAALLLAKLPEAYQIFDPLVDVLPIIPVFFLLLAFVWQAAVGFR; encoded by the coding sequence ATGGAAGCAGCACTATTATTAGCAAAACTGCCTGAAGCTTACCAAATCTTCGATCCTCTGGTCGATGTTCTCCCAATTATTCCTGTTTTCTTTTTATTGCTTGCTTTTGTATGGCAAGCAGCTGTCGGATTTAGGTAA